The genomic region TGCTGACAAAGATACGCCAGCGGAATGGCTCACCGAGGTTGACGCCTTCGGCGGACATAGTTGCGGCGCGCCATGAGTTTGCTCGCTGAAGAACTCGATCGCCTGAAGTATGCGCTGTGCATCAACCCTGGCTCGGTCTCAACATTTCTCTATTATGACGCATAAACTCGCTTGGCCGGTGTGACACGTAAGCGGACTGGATATATACTCCTCAAGACAACTCCGGAAAGTTAAGGAGGACGCGGGATGAGCCAGAACATTGAAGAGATTGCACCGAGGCGACGTGCGCGCATGGAAAACCGGCGTGGGAGCTCTGGCGATTGCGGGAGCGGCGATCGCCGCCGTGCGTCATCATCAATCCGCCGTGGATTTGGAAGATGAGGATGATTGACCAAAAATTTCTCGTACTCCTTGACAATGCCCGCCGCGATCGGGATAATTGCATAAAACAATATTTACCATTCTATTACTGGTGAATATCCATAAATCAAGCTGACGAGGCGACTTGAGGCTGCGGGCGTTCTATCGGAAACGCTCGCAGCCTCGCGTATTTCTGGAGGACACGACGATTATGTACGACATCGTAATCATCTCAGGCAGCCCCTCGAATGCGTCCAATTCCCATGGCGTTCTTGGCTACACACGGCGCATCCTGGAGAGCCACGCGCTTTCCACGCATTTGATTTCCGTTCGAGACCTGCCGCTGAAGGATCTCTTGCACGCCCAGGCCGAAAGCACGGCGGTGCGCGGCCAGACAGAACTGCTCGCCCACGCCGGAGGAATCATCGTGGGCTCGCCAACGTTCCGATCTTCGTTTTCTGGCGTCCTGAAGACTTATTTGGATTTGCTGCCTGATGGGATTTTTGCGGGAAAGGCCGTGCTGCCGATCTCGAGCGCGGCGACGCTCTCGCAGATCGGCGACTTCGAGGCGGCAATCAAGCCGGTGCTGACGGACCTGGGAGCGCACAAAATCCTGCCCGGACTGACGCTGCTGGACAGCCAGATCGAATGGAGCGAAGATCGGGAGATTCGACTGCCGGACAACATTGACCACAGCCTGCACGCCGCGCTGCAGCTGCTGGCGCAAAACATTCGCAAGTAAGAGGAGACCAAATGAGAAGAACGTGGAGCGAACGAAGAAAGGAGCCGACCGGAGCGGTGCAGATCGCTCACGCGCCAGTCACCCGCCCCATCGCGCGAGCAGCAGACAAACGTCGTCCCGGAACGTTCCTCCGGAATAAGCGCGCGCGACGGCGATGATCGCCTCGCCGGAGTCCGCCAGGGAAGTTTCCAAAGGGGCGGAGTCGGCGGCGGCCATAAGCCCTTCGGGGCCGAAGAACTCGCCGCCCTGCCGCGCCTCGGTAACGCCGTCGGTCGCGAGCAGAAGCACATCGCCCGTGGACAGCGTGACGCGCCGCATTTCGTAGGATACTTTTTCCATGACGCCAATGGGGACTCCATTCGCGTCCACAGGCTCCGCCTTGCGGCCGCGCCGGATCAAAATCGGCGGCTCGGCGCCCGCCACGGCAATTTCCGCATGTCCTGTCTGGATATTGACGACGGCCAGCAGCACCGCAACCAAACGCGGGTCGTCGTTGATCTCGTCGGGACCGGCGGCCATGACGTAACGATTGAGCTGAGCCATCGCCAGCGCCGGGTCGGGCTCCTGAAGCACGATCGCGCGCAATGCGAACTTCACTTCCGCCATCTGCGACGCCGCCCGCAACCCTTTGCCGACCACATCCCCAACCACGAGCGCCACTTTGTCTCCGACCGCGAAGACATCGAAGAAATCGCCGCCGATCATCGCCTCTGTCCACGCCGGCGCGTATTGCGTCACGACTTCCAGATTGGGGAACGCATCCGGCGCGGGCGCTTTGAGCAGCGATCGCTGGAGCGTCTCCGCGATCCGGCGCTGCTGGTCCAGCAGATCCTCGCGCTCCTGCTCCAGCAAGGCAAGGTCCCGAAGGTAGGACCGCATCTCATACTGCCGTCTGCGCGAACGAAGCGACACGCGCAGGGCGCTGATAAGCGTCGCCTTTCGCAGGGGGCGCTCCAGAATGGCCGCGTTGGTGAACACGTCGATCTCCGCCAGAATGCGCCGGCTCTCCATCGTATCTCGTCCGCTGGAGGACAGGATGACGATGGGAAAATCCGACCAGGTCGGCTGCGCGGTCACGATGGCGGAAAGGGCGCTGAGCGCCGGCGGCGTTAGCGCTTCCTCGGCCAGCAGCGCCGCGCCGGCGCCCTCGGCGATCGAGGCGCACAAGGAGACCATATCCGGACAGGACTCGGCATGGAAGCCCGCCTCCTGCAAGACCGCGCATGTGGTGGCGGCGTCCCGCCCCGTGGGCGTCAGCACCAGCACGCGCTCGTCCCGCAGATGCGGGGCATGGATGTTGGCGCTCACGCGAAAGCCCCGGTCTTCTGGGTATCCCCGCCGCGATCCAGCGTCGGAACGCCAGTCAAGAGGCCACGGAACTGCGTCAAAGGCTCACTGATACAGATCCCCGGCTCGCCGCCTAAAATTAGCTCACGGATTGTCTGTTCATGCTGCCCGCTTCGCCGCTTGAACACCGACAGCGCCTTCTTGATCGCGCCGCCATACTCAAAGTAGCGGAAGAGTAGCGCCGTGTCGGCAATGTAGCTGATATCGAGCCCCGGCACAGCCGCCGCCGCCATCATTCCCGCCTGCGCCGTGATCAGCAGCGTGGTGACGCCCTGCTGGGAAAGATACGTCAGCAGTTCATGCAGCTGGAGGATCAGATAACGCTCGCCCGGCATGGCGTTGAGATAGCCGTTCAAACTGTCGATCAGCACGATCCGCGCGCCGCCCTTTTCCACGGCGTCCCGCACGCGCTGGATAAACTCGTTGGGGGCAAGCTCGGCGGGATCGATGGAGTGAATGGCGACGCATCCGTTGTCCACATACGGCTTCAAGTCCATATGCAGCAGGCGCGAACGCTGAAACAGCGTCGCCGGCGTTTCCTCAAAGAGAAACATGGCGGCGTTTTCCCCCCGCTGCGCCGCCGAGACAATATATCGCGTCGCGATAGTGGACTTGCCGCAGCCCGACGGCCCCATGAGCGCGATGCTGGCCCCACGATCCAGGCCGCCGCCCAGCAGATCATCGAGCGCCTTAACGCCGCTCGAAATCGGCTCATTGATGAACTCCGACTTATGCTCCGCCGCCACCAATCGGGGATATACGTCCAGCCCGCCCGTTCGGATCACATAGTCGTGATAGCCGCCGCGAAACCGCACGCCGCGCATCTTGGTGATACGAACCCGGTAGCGCTCGACTCCATACTCCGGGACCGTATTGTCCAGCGCGACAACGCCGTGGCAAAGGCTTTGCAGCTGGCGGTCCCCGGCGTCCGTGGTCCGGTCATCCAGAAGCAGCA from Capsulimonas corticalis harbors:
- a CDS encoding NAD(P)H-dependent oxidoreductase, whose translation is MYDIVIISGSPSNASNSHGVLGYTRRILESHALSTHLISVRDLPLKDLLHAQAESTAVRGQTELLAHAGGIIVGSPTFRSSFSGVLKTYLDLLPDGIFAGKAVLPISSAATLSQIGDFEAAIKPVLTDLGAHKILPGLTLLDSQIEWSEDREIRLPDNIDHSLHAALQLLAQNIRK
- a CDS encoding PP2C family protein-serine/threonine phosphatase, with the translated sequence MSANIHAPHLRDERVLVLTPTGRDAATTCAVLQEAGFHAESCPDMVSLCASIAEGAGAALLAEEALTPPALSALSAIVTAQPTWSDFPIVILSSSGRDTMESRRILAEIDVFTNAAILERPLRKATLISALRVSLRSRRRQYEMRSYLRDLALLEQEREDLLDQQRRIAETLQRSLLKAPAPDAFPNLEVVTQYAPAWTEAMIGGDFFDVFAVGDKVALVVGDVVGKGLRAASQMAEVKFALRAIVLQEPDPALAMAQLNRYVMAAGPDEINDDPRLVAVLLAVVNIQTGHAEIAVAGAEPPILIRRGRKAEPVDANGVPIGVMEKVSYEMRRVTLSTGDVLLLATDGVTEARQGGEFFGPEGLMAAADSAPLETSLADSGEAIIAVARAYSGGTFRDDVCLLLARWGG
- a CDS encoding ATPase domain-containing protein; the encoded protein is MAIDQEDRVAVTQTSLANGARRIDRAASGIVGLDDVLGGGFPRNRLYLLQGDPGVGKTTLAMQFLLEGARRGERVLYVTLSESLEEIQDVVQSHGWSLDGVDIHEFSQEDQLSAQTQSTVFHPAELELGETMRTLLGIVERVQPSRVVFDSLSELRLLAADSLRYRREILSLKHYFVGRKSTVLLLDDRTTDAGDRQLQSLCHGVVALDNTVPEYGVERYRVRITKMRGVRFRGGYHDYVIRTGGLDVYPRLVAAEHKSEFINEPISSGVKALDDLLGGGLDRGASIALMGPSGCGKSTIATRYIVSAAQRGENAAMFLFEETPATLFQRSRLLHMDLKPYVDNGCVAIHSIDPAELAPNEFIQRVRDAVEKGGARIVLIDSLNGYLNAMPGERYLILQLHELLTYLSQQGVTTLLITAQAGMMAAAAVPGLDISYIADTALLFRYFEYGGAIKKALSVFKRRSGQHEQTIRELILGGEPGICISEPLTQFRGLLTGVPTLDRGGDTQKTGAFA